The following coding sequences lie in one Tichowtungia aerotolerans genomic window:
- a CDS encoding malectin domain-containing carbohydrate-binding protein: MNTNIYSSKTPDRRKRTGVGIALLLLSLPLAFVSGHGLDSDSDGMPDDWEVLHSLNAATNDAAEDADNDGFSNYKEYVADTDPQSDLSFPLLDLTWDTNSITPILSASTSSERVYRIEYSDDLAAGAWTSLVENVAGGGYKTLGSDTNILPHRFYRMSVGFPALFILPEQLEFGTVNIGETSAVQTIYLTNEDDSAHTLMEIVLLGEHTNDFLLTDLPPTDYVMAPQATVQFNVAFAPTSIGSRNAQVKSHFDNHSTHLYADAHGAGAYHYYVNAGGSDYTDPDGNYWQTDDGFYNTGTAYSTNVTVNGTNMEPLYQDERWDDTNTPEMVYSFPVEPGSYVVRLHFAEIFPGNAEPGSRIFDVLIEGQEALQNYDIVADTGFQTAGVKELFTQVADNSLDIEFVHKVQNPKISAIEVFSGSVFTDTDEISWGHVELNSTGTVEQIELSNTSDSDITIDTLSFLIIQGATHDFTVTIDGIDYTGSDSDIDIPVNIVLAAGETKTIILTYTPTEEIDNDAWLKLSGDFAPVSIRLQGTGGEGTGHPFLHVVIRVPELVVDYDADGFGLVYLDGTDSHTHEFGHELAAFNWSTNGTVFATNQSETASFPLGTHEVSLAIYDDNVPPETLTNSATFTVADGHAVPGSIVYYYEGVAGGGERNTEEMVASVPSNADYAQRADSLLIQASAGTVGDSPYTNQVMIRMLADLNISAMDTYEFAMTGGSTNLLLIDGTAYTNPVMLHMGTYELEARFAVTNIADLPLAVLYGPTNSTLTSIPAALLSHDETGMLPVINSAPTEGINLGGNIIEITGLGFFPEDQVVVHWGSTNISGTNLTVTSELITFTSPPGDGLITVTVETPNGISDSFHYNYTIDGPVPVAFSLETAAIIPVPTQGDWGPDGRFYVGGVDGTITVLSFDDNYQVTNTQTISTLTTNSNPNILGIAFNPFDPPSPVKIYVSHSQLFANGGECFEGFSPYSGAITVLTGPDFDTQETLIDGLPVSNHDHGVNGIQFDNQGRLLVAVGGNSNAGIPDCPMGDLPESPLSAAILRADITRSNFNGHITYVESAGGITNSDQVYGDIVDVASNVDVEVFAAGFRNPLDLVYTTEGLLYTSDNGPNAGYGAASTSATTQGADPDQNDTLNLIIEGNYYGHPNRNRGRYDDRQNVYYDNSAASVPGVFSQGMAIFLPSVNGIDEYRSETFNGALRGELLLQKWNGNTYRISRSADGTAVTSTALIPVAIDALDVVCSPGGAIIGVDYTDNQVVVAQPNDISATGTKAFDIFPWRAPASGGTPFVIGGTGFEALSNTTVSVGASNAVLTYVSSNRIRGIIPAKSNPTSDFLDITVTSGENVSVISNAFRYLPEPGSGTGEWTVLEDLPEPLAEVSAGVINGVLYVVGQGHPGTFAYDFFSGAWITGLQARTYTGNHHAAEVIDGKLYLFGGLEEDLSYVQIYDPETDSWSLGADVPWAGGSASTALIDGQVYLAGGIASNTTVTSNAVYNPATDSWTMLAPMPAGRNHAASATDGERFYIFGGRGPGSGDGNIVAEGFDDVLIYNPATDTWETSFDIGSTIPPLLQKRGGLGKAVYFSGEFYVMGGETTDTGTGAVTGDVYDRVDVYNPVTQTWRQEAGMLTARHGIFPVLHDEAIYLPGGSTAAGGGSESTVFDKLKR; the protein is encoded by the coding sequence ATGAACACGAATATTTATTCCTCAAAAACACCGGATCGTCGAAAAAGAACTGGCGTCGGCATCGCCCTGCTCTTATTATCACTGCCTCTTGCTTTTGTTTCCGGCCACGGCCTCGACAGCGATTCCGACGGCATGCCGGACGATTGGGAAGTTCTGCACAGCCTGAACGCTGCCACAAACGACGCCGCAGAAGATGCCGACAACGACGGCTTCAGCAACTATAAGGAATATGTAGCCGATACCGACCCTCAGAGCGACCTCTCTTTTCCTCTGCTTGACCTGACATGGGACACCAACAGTATCACCCCAATTCTTTCGGCATCCACCTCATCTGAGCGAGTCTACCGAATTGAGTACAGCGATGACCTGGCCGCGGGAGCCTGGACGTCGCTGGTTGAGAACGTCGCCGGAGGCGGATACAAAACACTGGGCTCCGACACAAACATTCTCCCTCATCGTTTTTATCGGATGTCGGTTGGCTTCCCGGCGCTCTTCATCCTGCCTGAACAGCTGGAATTCGGCACCGTCAACATCGGGGAAACCTCTGCGGTACAAACCATTTACCTCACCAACGAGGACGATTCGGCACACACCCTGATGGAGATCGTTTTGCTGGGTGAGCATACCAATGATTTTCTTCTGACAGACCTGCCGCCGACGGATTACGTCATGGCACCGCAGGCGACAGTTCAGTTCAATGTTGCCTTTGCCCCGACATCCATCGGCTCACGCAACGCACAGGTTAAAAGCCATTTCGACAATCATTCGACGCATCTCTACGCAGACGCGCACGGCGCCGGAGCCTATCACTATTATGTAAATGCCGGAGGATCAGACTATACAGATCCAGATGGAAACTATTGGCAAACCGATGACGGTTTTTATAACACCGGAACGGCTTACAGCACCAACGTCACAGTCAACGGAACGAACATGGAACCACTGTATCAGGACGAACGATGGGACGACACCAATACTCCGGAAATGGTGTACAGTTTTCCGGTGGAACCCGGATCATACGTTGTCCGGCTCCACTTCGCCGAAATTTTTCCCGGCAATGCAGAACCGGGATCCCGGATCTTTGATGTTTTAATTGAGGGTCAGGAAGCGCTCCAAAATTACGACATTGTCGCCGACACAGGCTTCCAAACCGCAGGTGTCAAAGAGCTGTTTACCCAGGTTGCAGACAACTCGCTCGACATTGAATTTGTTCATAAAGTTCAGAATCCGAAAATATCCGCGATCGAAGTCTTCTCGGGAAGTGTCTTTACCGACACAGATGAAATTTCCTGGGGCCATGTTGAACTCAACTCTACCGGGACCGTTGAACAGATTGAACTGTCCAATACCAGTGATTCCGACATCACCATCGACACCCTCAGCTTCCTCATTATCCAGGGTGCCACACACGACTTTACCGTCACTATCGATGGCATTGATTACACCGGCAGCGATTCAGACATCGACATCCCGGTTAATATTGTGCTCGCCGCAGGTGAGACCAAAACCATCATCCTGACCTATACACCCACCGAAGAGATCGACAATGATGCATGGCTGAAACTGTCCGGAGACTTTGCACCGGTCAGTATCCGGCTGCAGGGAACCGGCGGCGAAGGAACCGGTCACCCCTTCCTGCACGTCGTCATCAGGGTTCCGGAACTGGTCGTCGATTATGATGCTGACGGGTTCGGACTGGTCTACCTCGACGGAACCGACTCTCACACGCATGAATTCGGGCACGAACTTGCCGCCTTCAATTGGTCAACCAACGGAACCGTGTTCGCCACCAACCAAAGCGAAACGGCATCTTTCCCACTGGGAACCCACGAAGTGTCTTTGGCGATCTATGACGACAACGTGCCCCCGGAAACACTTACCAACAGCGCCACCTTCACGGTTGCTGATGGTCATGCAGTACCCGGCTCGATCGTTTATTACTACGAAGGAGTTGCCGGCGGCGGAGAGCGCAACACGGAAGAAATGGTCGCGTCCGTACCATCCAATGCGGACTATGCGCAGCGTGCGGACAGCCTGCTGATTCAAGCCAGCGCCGGGACCGTCGGTGACAGCCCTTACACCAATCAGGTTATGATCCGTATGCTTGCGGACCTCAATATCAGCGCCATGGACACTTATGAGTTCGCAATGACCGGCGGGTCGACCAACCTGCTCCTGATTGACGGCACGGCCTACACAAACCCGGTCATGCTCCACATGGGGACCTACGAACTGGAAGCCCGTTTCGCAGTCACCAATATTGCGGACCTGCCGCTGGCAGTTCTATATGGACCGACCAACAGCACTTTAACGTCAATTCCTGCCGCCCTGCTTTCGCACGATGAAACCGGGATGCTGCCGGTGATCAATTCCGCACCTACAGAGGGGATCAACCTCGGCGGAAACATCATTGAAATCACAGGACTGGGGTTCTTCCCGGAAGATCAGGTGGTTGTGCACTGGGGCAGCACAAACATTTCAGGCACCAACCTGACCGTCACCTCAGAACTGATTACATTCACATCGCCACCGGGCGACGGACTGATCACAGTGACCGTGGAAACACCAAACGGCATCAGCGACAGCTTCCATTACAACTATACGATCGATGGCCCGGTTCCGGTTGCATTCTCACTGGAAACAGCAGCCATAATTCCTGTTCCAACCCAGGGCGATTGGGGACCGGACGGCCGCTTCTATGTCGGCGGAGTTGATGGAACCATCACCGTACTGTCTTTCGATGACAATTATCAGGTCACCAACACCCAGACCATCAGCACACTAACAACCAACAGCAACCCCAATATTCTGGGCATTGCCTTCAACCCGTTTGATCCGCCCTCTCCGGTAAAAATATATGTATCTCACTCGCAGCTCTTCGCCAACGGCGGAGAATGCTTCGAAGGATTCTCACCCTATTCCGGCGCGATCACCGTACTCACCGGCCCGGACTTCGACACGCAGGAAACCCTGATCGACGGCCTGCCGGTCTCCAACCATGATCACGGAGTCAACGGCATTCAGTTCGACAATCAGGGCCGACTGCTCGTCGCTGTCGGAGGAAACAGTAACGCGGGAATTCCCGACTGTCCGATGGGCGACCTGCCCGAGTCTCCTCTATCAGCCGCCATCCTGCGTGCCGACATCACTCGCAGCAACTTCAACGGACACATCACCTATGTTGAATCGGCTGGCGGCATCACAAACAGCGACCAGGTCTACGGCGACATCGTCGACGTTGCCTCCAACGTAGATGTCGAAGTGTTTGCTGCCGGATTCCGCAATCCGCTCGATCTGGTCTACACAACCGAAGGTCTTCTCTACACCAGCGATAACGGTCCCAACGCCGGCTATGGCGCGGCCTCCACATCGGCCACCACGCAAGGTGCCGATCCTGATCAGAACGACACATTAAACCTGATCATCGAAGGCAACTACTACGGCCACCCGAACCGCAACCGTGGACGGTACGATGACCGACAGAATGTTTATTATGACAACAGTGCCGCATCCGTCCCCGGCGTTTTCTCTCAGGGAATGGCCATCTTCCTGCCGTCGGTTAACGGTATCGATGAATATCGTTCCGAAACCTTCAACGGTGCCCTGCGCGGAGAACTGCTCCTGCAGAAATGGAACGGGAACACCTATCGCATCAGCCGTTCTGCCGACGGCACCGCAGTGACTTCTACGGCATTGATTCCTGTTGCAATCGACGCATTGGACGTCGTCTGCAGTCCGGGCGGTGCCATTATCGGCGTTGACTACACCGACAACCAAGTGGTTGTCGCTCAGCCCAACGACATCAGTGCAACCGGCACCAAAGCCTTCGATATCTTCCCGTGGCGCGCACCGGCGTCCGGCGGCACGCCGTTTGTCATCGGCGGAACCGGTTTCGAAGCCCTCAGCAACACCACGGTTTCGGTCGGCGCGTCCAATGCAGTTCTCACCTATGTGTCTTCCAACCGGATTCGCGGAATCATCCCCGCCAAATCCAACCCGACATCCGACTTCCTGGATATCACGGTGACCAGCGGCGAAAATGTATCGGTCATCTCCAATGCATTTCGCTATTTGCCCGAACCGGGCAGCGGAACCGGTGAATGGACCGTATTGGAGGACCTTCCCGAACCGCTGGCGGAAGTCTCCGCCGGCGTCATAAACGGCGTTCTTTACGTGGTCGGCCAGGGGCATCCCGGCACCTTTGCCTACGACTTTTTCAGCGGCGCATGGATTACCGGCCTGCAGGCACGAACCTACACCGGCAATCACCATGCGGCGGAAGTCATCGACGGCAAGCTCTATCTCTTCGGCGGCCTTGAAGAAGACCTATCCTATGTCCAGATCTACGACCCGGAAACCGACTCATGGTCGCTCGGCGCAGATGTCCCGTGGGCCGGCGGCTCTGCCTCCACGGCGCTGATCGACGGCCAGGTTTACCTGGCAGGAGGAATTGCCTCCAACACCACCGTCACCTCCAACGCAGTCTACAATCCGGCGACAGACAGCTGGACCATGCTCGCGCCGATGCCGGCTGGACGCAACCATGCCGCCTCCGCCACCGATGGCGAACGCTTCTACATCTTCGGCGGACGGGGCCCGGGCAGCGGCGATGGCAATATCGTGGCAGAAGGCTTCGATGACGTCCTGATCTACAACCCGGCCACAGATACGTGGGAAACCAGTTTCGACATCGGATCAACCATTCCGCCTCTGCTGCAAAAACGCGGGGGTCTTGGCAAAGCAGTCTACTTCAGCGGCGAATTTTATGTCATGGGCGGGGAAACCACGGACACCGGCACCGGCGCCGTGACCGGCGATGTCTATGACCGGGTCGATGTTTACAATCCCGTCACACAAACATGGAGACAGGAAGCCGGCATGCTTACCGCCCGGCACGGCATCTTCCCGGTTCTTCATGATGAAGCCATCTATCTACCCGGCGGCAGCACGGCTGCCGGCGGAGGAAGCGAGTCCACCGTATTTGACAAACTGAAACGATAG
- a CDS encoding GNAT family N-acetyltransferase, whose protein sequence is MNSCERETFEAITPQLAAEWTRILSEEQSVHDLGQTPEWCSNWAETYRSAYQNLKIVREDSSVYPLMIRRFAGLRVLQWIGQGCGMESDYSGGGGSCKKLLGALIDSDDWDVAQLQLPHWQNECAMLVKTLLRYEKYLWTVDVADQSVVINLPNTFEDWLSTLAKTPRNHARRFVKNVDEGATRFEILTGADILPALDDLIANNRQQWNVLSRPEDAQFLKKTVQDLTHSPNLFLAQIVDDNCVPACCLGYCSGGFVFIHTAGIRREEYKGMAPGIALYSLLIREMIQRGMQTFDFCPGLEEYKFRLGGHWVPNHHIVFARNRLAYCRYRATRATASFFRSSRDLMRRKIGNS, encoded by the coding sequence ATGAACAGCTGCGAACGAGAGACATTCGAAGCAATCACCCCGCAGCTGGCCGCAGAGTGGACCCGGATTCTGTCTGAAGAACAATCGGTCCACGATCTGGGCCAGACACCGGAATGGTGCAGCAACTGGGCAGAAACATATCGTTCAGCCTATCAAAACCTGAAAATTGTCCGAGAGGACTCCTCGGTGTATCCGTTGATGATTCGCCGCTTCGCCGGCCTGCGCGTGCTTCAATGGATTGGACAGGGCTGCGGCATGGAATCCGACTATTCCGGAGGAGGCGGATCCTGCAAAAAGCTGCTCGGCGCGCTGATTGATTCTGATGACTGGGATGTGGCGCAGCTTCAATTGCCGCACTGGCAGAACGAATGCGCCATGCTGGTGAAAACCCTTCTGCGCTATGAAAAATATCTGTGGACCGTCGACGTTGCAGATCAGTCGGTCGTTATCAATCTGCCAAACACATTCGAGGATTGGCTGTCCACTCTGGCCAAAACGCCGAGAAACCATGCGCGACGATTTGTCAAAAATGTCGATGAAGGCGCAACCCGGTTTGAAATTCTGACCGGAGCGGACATTCTGCCAGCACTGGATGATCTGATCGCCAATAACCGGCAGCAGTGGAATGTTCTTTCCAGGCCTGAAGATGCTCAGTTTCTGAAAAAAACAGTGCAGGATCTGACACACAGTCCGAACCTGTTCCTCGCCCAGATAGTCGACGACAATTGTGTTCCGGCCTGCTGCCTCGGCTACTGCTCCGGCGGGTTTGTATTCATCCACACCGCCGGAATCCGGCGCGAGGAATACAAAGGCATGGCTCCCGGCATTGCGCTCTATTCCCTGCTCATTCGGGAAATGATCCAGCGCGGCATGCAAACATTCGACTTTTGTCCCGGACTGGAAGAATATAAATTCCGGCTTGGTGGACACTGGGTTCCAAACCATCACATCGTCTTTGCCCGTAACCGCCTTGCCTACTGCCGCTACCGCGCCACTCGTGCCACTGCCTCATTCTTCCGTTCCAGCCGCGATCTCATGCGCCGAAAAATCGGAAACAGCTGA
- a CDS encoding IS3 family transposase (programmed frameshift), translated as MKRKRYTEEQIVYALKQAENGEKIAELCRSMGVSEATFYNWRKKYKGLGVSEVRELRMLRDENRKLKQLVADLSLDKHILQEVIAKKALKPARKRELAEGACDAYGLSGRRACGLFELSRTTFFYKAKPRDDEALRLRIKELAAKRVRFGYRRIHVLLRREGWEINHKRVYRVYMEENLAVRTKPRKKLANRPRVPLEQAAGPNEQWSMDFVMDRTEDGRHFRILTVVDNFSRECLALYADRSITGEKVASCLNGVANQRGYPKSIRVDNGSEFYSRSMDAWTYHHEVAMEFIRPGKPTENGYIESFNGKLRDECLNVELFFGVDDAHDKLAAWKKDYNEQRPHKSLDNKTPTEYIGAWMEASALPSLLRRREGTQRTQQLLEAVF; from the exons ATGAAGCGGAAGAGATACACAGAGGAACAGATCGTATATGCCCTGAAGCAGGCGGAGAACGGCGAGAAGATAGCCGAACTATGCCGGTCGATGGGAGTCAGTGAGGCCACGTTTTACAACTGGCGCAAGAAGTACAAGGGGCTTGGAGTAAGCGAGGTGCGGGAGTTACGCATGTTACGTGATGAAAACCGCAAGTTGAAGCAGCTCGTAGCCGACCTGAGTCTGGACAAGCACATCTTGCAGGAGGTCATTGCAA AAAAAGCTCTGAAGCCTGCACGGAAGCGCGAACTGGCCGAGGGGGCATGTGATGCATACGGACTCTCGGGCCGCCGGGCGTGCGGGCTTTTTGAGTTAAGCCGGACCACCTTTTTCTACAAAGCGAAGCCTCGGGACGATGAGGCGCTTCGTCTGCGGATTAAGGAACTGGCCGCTAAACGTGTCCGGTTCGGTTACCGGCGCATTCATGTTCTGTTGCGCCGGGAAGGATGGGAGATTAATCACAAAAGAGTCTATCGGGTCTACATGGAGGAAAACCTTGCCGTTCGCACGAAACCCCGTAAAAAGTTGGCGAACCGGCCTCGTGTTCCTCTTGAGCAGGCTGCCGGGCCCAACGAGCAATGGAGTATGGACTTTGTGATGGATCGCACCGAGGACGGGCGTCACTTCAGGATACTGACGGTAGTCGATAACTTTAGTCGGGAATGCCTGGCGCTATATGCTGACCGATCCATCACCGGTGAAAAGGTCGCGTCTTGTCTGAACGGAGTGGCTAATCAACGCGGTTATCCCAAAAGCATTCGTGTGGACAACGGAAGCGAGTTTTACTCCAGGTCGATGGATGCCTGGACATATCATCATGAGGTCGCCATGGAGTTTATCCGACCGGGTAAGCCGACCGAAAATGGATACATCGAAAGCTTCAACGGAAAGTTGAGGGATGAATGTTTGAATGTGGAGCTTTTCTTCGGAGTGGACGATGCCCATGATAAACTCGCAGCATGGAAAAAAGATTACAATGAGCAGCGACCGCATAAGTCGCTTGATAACAAGACTCCGACGGAATATATAGGTGCGTGGATGGAGGCGTCCGCGCTTCCCTCCCTCCTCCGGAGGAGGGAGGGAACCCAGAGAACACAGCAACTATTAGAAGCCGTATTTTAG